The following are from one region of the Amycolatopsis sp. QT-25 genome:
- a CDS encoding nucleotide pyrophosphatase/phosphodiesterase family protein, with product MELPVAAHVPHLGQVVPSVLSALGAAGFANSLGLAEAAGAGVLLIDGLGWELLAEHAADAPVLTQLAKSPLRVGFPATTAAGLGAIGTGLASGEHGLVGYSFEMPGAGVLNALRWTSHVDGGDLRGALPPREVQPLPTTFERAAAAGITTSVVSSAKFADTALTRATQSGARYVGVHALGDLAACILHCLETRPAFCWGYHSELDLLGHVHGPGSAPWRMQLRHVDRLVESLVDGLPSGALLAVVADHGMVTVEDALDIDETPALLGGVRAIGGEVRARHVYGEPGAEADVLAAWREVIGDRAWILPRDEAVEAGWFGPVSDRVRPRIGDVVVASKGRFGLVRELAEAVESSMVGQHGSLTPAEQLVPLVLARG from the coding sequence GTGGAACTGCCTGTCGCGGCGCATGTGCCGCATCTCGGCCAAGTCGTCCCCTCCGTGCTGTCCGCCCTGGGTGCCGCCGGGTTCGCCAACTCGCTGGGCCTGGCGGAGGCGGCCGGCGCCGGTGTCCTGCTCATCGACGGTCTCGGCTGGGAACTGCTGGCCGAACACGCCGCCGACGCGCCCGTGCTGACCCAGCTGGCGAAGTCGCCGCTGCGGGTCGGTTTTCCGGCGACGACGGCCGCCGGTCTCGGCGCGATCGGCACGGGGCTCGCCTCGGGGGAACACGGCCTGGTCGGGTACAGCTTCGAGATGCCTGGGGCAGGCGTCCTGAACGCGTTGCGCTGGACCAGCCACGTGGACGGCGGCGATCTCCGCGGCGCGCTGCCACCACGCGAAGTGCAGCCCCTGCCGACGACGTTCGAACGCGCGGCGGCCGCCGGGATCACGACCAGCGTGGTGTCTTCGGCGAAGTTCGCCGACACCGCGCTCACCCGCGCGACGCAGTCCGGCGCGCGTTATGTCGGCGTTCACGCGCTGGGCGACCTGGCCGCCTGCATCCTGCACTGCCTGGAAACGCGGCCGGCGTTCTGCTGGGGCTACCACAGCGAACTCGACCTGCTGGGCCACGTCCACGGACCCGGTTCGGCGCCGTGGCGGATGCAGCTGCGCCACGTCGACCGGCTCGTCGAGTCCCTTGTGGACGGGCTGCCGTCCGGCGCGCTCCTCGCGGTCGTGGCCGACCACGGCATGGTGACCGTCGAGGACGCGCTCGACATCGACGAGACACCAGCGCTGCTCGGCGGCGTCCGGGCCATCGGTGGTGAGGTGCGGGCACGGCACGTCTACGGCGAACCGGGCGCCGAGGCCGACGTGCTGGCGGCCTGGCGTGAGGTGATCGGCGACCGGGCGTGGATCCTCCCGCGCGACGAAGCCGTCGAGGCGGGCTGGTTCGGGCCGGTCTCCGACCGGGTCCGTCCGCGCATCGGAGACGTGGTCGTGGCGTCGAAAGGGCGGTTCGGGCTGGTGCGGGAACTGGCCGAAGCCGTCGAGTCCTCCATGGTCGGCCAACACGGCTCGCTGACCCCGGCCGAACAACTCGTCCCGCTGGTCCTCGCGCGCGGCTGA
- a CDS encoding zinc ribbon domain-containing protein — MPTYAYRCRECAGTFELLRPMSESGAPAPCPEGHQDTVKLLTTVALTGSASGPAPAPAGGGGCCGGGCCG; from the coding sequence ATGCCGACTTACGCCTACCGCTGCCGCGAATGCGCCGGGACCTTCGAACTACTGCGGCCGATGAGCGAGTCCGGTGCGCCCGCGCCGTGCCCGGAGGGCCACCAGGACACCGTCAAATTGCTGACGACCGTCGCGCTGACCGGCTCGGCTTCCGGCCCGGCCCCCGCCCCCGCGGGTGGGGGCGGCTGCTGCGGAGGCGGCTGCTGCGGCTGA
- a CDS encoding DUF6401 family natural product biosynthesis protein → MKDLVSSWVESSARSTLSRLHQQLGVAGLAAAAAVPGLSAVFDQHSAAVRDILAAGVEGSAAVAGVVLLAGYTRGLLDEAKTKGWTFRAPADLSAWATSDWMTARLVGVCSLAAMIDGRPTGNE, encoded by the coding sequence GTGAAGGATCTGGTCTCGTCCTGGGTGGAATCTTCGGCTCGTAGCACGCTTTCCCGGCTGCACCAGCAGCTCGGTGTCGCGGGGCTCGCGGCGGCGGCGGCCGTGCCCGGGCTGTCGGCCGTCTTCGATCAGCACTCCGCCGCGGTGCGGGACATCCTCGCGGCGGGAGTCGAAGGTTCGGCGGCGGTCGCCGGGGTCGTCCTCCTCGCCGGCTACACGCGGGGGCTGCTCGACGAGGCGAAGACCAAGGGGTGGACGTTCCGCGCTCCGGCCGATCTGTCCGCTTGGGCCACCAGCGACTGGATGACCGCGCGGCTGGTCGGCGTGTGTTCACTGGCCGCCATGATCGACGGCAGGCCGACGGGGAACGAGTAG
- a CDS encoding aminotransferase class I/II-fold pyridoxal phosphate-dependent enzyme, translating into MTATLRTRAVHAGRDDLTDLGVHAAPLDLSTTYPSRKSVEEAGRIDEFAASGSLSGLPVYGRLSNPTVERFEKALAELEGFDDAVAFATGMAAVSASLLTAVAQGKRHVVAVRPVYGCTDHLLTSGLLGTEVTWADPEGVVSALRPGTGLVLLETPANPTLREVDVAEIVRAAGEVPVLVDNTFATPVLQRPGRHGARFVLHSATKFLGGHGDVMGGVIACSAEDAGMLRQIRFATGGVLHPLAGYMLLRGLSTLPLRVNAASATAAELVERLRGHANVSAVHYPAVGGPLIAFEVDGDPHALIGAVRLITPAVSLGSVDSLIQHPASISHRIVAEDDRRGAGVTDRLIRMSVGLEDVEDLWHDLAQALKAC; encoded by the coding sequence ATGACCGCAACGCTGCGCACCCGAGCCGTCCACGCCGGCCGTGACGATCTCACGGACCTCGGCGTCCACGCCGCTCCGCTCGATCTGTCCACGACCTACCCGTCACGGAAAAGCGTCGAGGAGGCGGGCCGCATCGACGAATTCGCCGCCTCGGGCTCGTTGTCCGGGCTCCCGGTCTACGGGCGGCTGAGCAACCCGACCGTCGAACGGTTCGAGAAGGCGCTCGCCGAACTCGAAGGGTTCGACGACGCCGTCGCGTTCGCCACCGGCATGGCCGCGGTCTCGGCTTCGCTGCTCACCGCTGTCGCACAGGGCAAACGGCATGTCGTCGCCGTCCGGCCGGTCTACGGCTGCACCGACCACCTGCTGACGTCCGGCCTGCTCGGCACCGAGGTGACCTGGGCCGATCCGGAGGGTGTCGTGTCGGCGCTGCGGCCGGGCACCGGACTGGTGCTGCTCGAGACCCCCGCGAACCCGACGCTGCGCGAGGTCGACGTCGCCGAGATCGTGCGTGCCGCGGGCGAGGTCCCGGTGCTGGTCGACAACACCTTCGCGACTCCCGTGCTCCAGCGGCCGGGACGGCACGGCGCCCGGTTCGTCCTGCACAGCGCGACCAAGTTCCTCGGTGGCCACGGCGACGTCATGGGCGGCGTGATCGCTTGCAGTGCCGAAGACGCCGGGATGTTGCGGCAGATCCGCTTCGCCACCGGTGGCGTACTGCACCCGCTGGCCGGGTACATGCTGCTTCGCGGCCTCTCGACCCTCCCGCTGCGCGTCAACGCCGCGTCCGCGACAGCCGCCGAACTCGTCGAGCGGCTTCGCGGTCACGCGAACGTGAGCGCCGTGCACTACCCGGCCGTCGGCGGTCCGCTGATCGCGTTCGAGGTCGACGGGGATCCGCACGCGCTCATCGGTGCGGTCCGGTTGATCACCCCGGCCGTCAGCCTCGGCAGCGTCGATTCGCTCATCCAGCATCCGGCGTCGATCAGTCACCGGATCGTGGCCGAAGACGACCGGCGCGGCGCGGGCGTGACCGACCGGCTCATCCGCATGTCGGTGGGGCTGGAGGACGTCGAGGACCTGTGGCACGACTTGGCCCAGGCACTCAAGGCTTGCTGA
- a CDS encoding Lrp/AsnC family transcriptional regulator yields the protein MSESGELSTVDLRILRLLQNDARISNKDLAAEVGIAPSTCLDRVNRLRELGVITGQRAEVDAAKLGRPLEALLFVQVRPHRRALVDSFVEHLLALPEVRAVYHLTGPDDFLAHVATASATELQRLVLDELTARDEVARVHTNLVFQHWSGGPLLPPGSAPSRSGP from the coding sequence ATGTCGGAATCTGGCGAACTGAGCACGGTCGATCTTCGAATTCTGCGGCTCCTCCAGAACGACGCCCGGATCTCGAACAAGGATTTGGCCGCCGAAGTGGGCATCGCGCCCTCGACCTGTCTCGACCGCGTCAACCGGCTGCGCGAGCTCGGCGTGATCACCGGCCAGCGCGCCGAGGTGGACGCCGCCAAACTCGGCCGCCCGCTCGAAGCGCTCCTGTTCGTCCAGGTCCGCCCGCACCGGCGGGCACTGGTCGACTCGTTCGTCGAGCATCTGCTGGCCCTGCCGGAGGTCCGCGCCGTCTACCACCTGACCGGCCCGGACGACTTCCTCGCGCATGTCGCCACCGCTTCGGCGACCGAGCTGCAACGGCTGGTGCTCGACGAACTGACCGCCCGCGACGAGGTCGCCAGGGTGCACACGAACCTGGTCTTCCAGCACTGGAGCGGGGGACCTTTGCTACCGCCGGGCTCGGCGCCTAGTCGATCCGGACCTTGA
- a CDS encoding 3-hydroxybutyryl-CoA dehydrogenase produces MAREIASVGVIGLGTMGAGITEVLARSGVSVVAVEIDDDGVRRGRGHLEHSTERAVSGGKLDAEGREGLLGRIRYTTSLAELSDVDLVIEAIPESLEAKSDVFAQLDKITGPDTIFVSNTSSLSITEIGVHTARPGKVVGMHFFNPAPILKLVEVVRTVVTEPDVITDVVAFAERLGKTPVVIGDRAGFIANALLFGYLNHAVRMYEQRYATREDLDAAMRFGCGYPMGPLALLDLIGLDTAYEILDTMYHQSRNRLHAPAPLLKQMITAGLLGRKTGQGFYAYDAPDSPTVTDAVTKSTVDTASPREVRKVGVVGTGTMATGIVEVFAKRGYEVILRARSAEKAAASVARVKKSLDKAVVKGKLSEEDAAAALGRISPAVEFGELADVDLVVEAVAEDLAVKQAVFAALDDVVKPGAVLATTTSSLPVIECAAATSRPSDVVGVHFFNPAPVMKLVEVVSTIATAPDVIATVDAVCGAVGKHPVHCGDRAGFIVNALLFPYLNDAVKMLEAHYAEADDIDTAMKVGCGLPMGPFELLDVVGLDVSLAIQRTLFNEFREEGFAPAPLLEHLVTAGRLGRKTGKGFKDYSAR; encoded by the coding sequence GTGGCGCGGGAAATCGCGAGTGTGGGAGTCATCGGTCTCGGCACCATGGGTGCCGGGATCACCGAGGTGCTCGCGCGGAGCGGCGTGTCCGTCGTCGCGGTGGAGATCGACGACGACGGCGTGCGCCGGGGCCGTGGTCATCTGGAGCATTCGACCGAACGGGCGGTGTCGGGCGGCAAACTCGACGCCGAGGGACGCGAAGGGTTGCTCGGCCGGATCCGGTACACCACCTCATTGGCCGAACTGTCCGATGTGGACCTGGTGATCGAGGCGATTCCGGAGAGTCTCGAAGCGAAATCCGACGTGTTCGCGCAGCTGGACAAGATCACCGGCCCGGACACGATCTTCGTCTCGAACACCTCGTCGCTGTCGATCACCGAGATCGGCGTGCACACCGCGCGGCCGGGCAAGGTCGTCGGGATGCATTTCTTCAACCCGGCGCCGATCCTCAAGCTGGTCGAGGTCGTCCGTACGGTCGTGACGGAACCCGACGTGATCACCGACGTCGTCGCGTTCGCCGAACGTCTCGGCAAGACCCCGGTGGTGATCGGGGACCGCGCCGGGTTCATCGCGAACGCCCTGCTGTTCGGGTATCTCAACCACGCGGTGCGGATGTACGAGCAGCGTTACGCCACGCGTGAGGATCTCGACGCGGCGATGCGGTTCGGCTGCGGATATCCCATGGGGCCCTTGGCGTTGCTCGATCTCATCGGGTTGGACACCGCGTACGAGATCCTCGACACGATGTACCACCAGTCCCGCAACCGGCTGCACGCGCCGGCGCCGCTGCTGAAGCAGATGATCACCGCCGGACTGCTCGGCCGGAAGACCGGGCAGGGTTTCTACGCCTACGACGCGCCCGATTCGCCGACGGTGACCGACGCGGTCACGAAGTCCACTGTGGACACCGCCTCGCCGCGCGAGGTGCGCAAGGTCGGCGTCGTCGGCACCGGGACCATGGCGACCGGCATCGTGGAGGTGTTCGCGAAGCGTGGCTACGAGGTCATCCTGCGGGCGCGCAGCGCGGAGAAGGCCGCGGCGTCCGTCGCGCGGGTGAAGAAGTCGCTGGACAAGGCCGTCGTCAAGGGCAAACTGTCCGAGGAGGACGCGGCCGCCGCCCTCGGCCGGATCTCGCCGGCGGTGGAGTTCGGGGAACTGGCCGACGTGGACCTCGTCGTCGAGGCGGTGGCCGAGGATCTGGCCGTCAAGCAGGCTGTTTTCGCCGCGCTCGACGACGTCGTGAAGCCGGGCGCGGTCCTGGCGACGACCACGTCCTCCCTGCCGGTCATCGAATGCGCGGCCGCCACTTCACGGCCGTCCGACGTCGTCGGCGTGCACTTCTTCAACCCGGCGCCGGTGATGAAACTCGTCGAGGTCGTCTCGACCATCGCCACCGCACCCGACGTGATCGCGACCGTCGACGCCGTCTGCGGAGCGGTCGGCAAACACCCCGTGCACTGCGGCGACCGGGCCGGGTTCATCGTCAACGCGCTGCTGTTCCCGTACCTCAACGACGCGGTGAAGATGCTCGAAGCGCACTACGCGGAGGCCGACGACATCGACACCGCGATGAAGGTGGGCTGCGGGCTGCCGATGGGCCCGTTCGAACTGCTCGACGTCGTCGGGCTGGACGTTTCGCTGGCGATCCAGCGGACCCTGTTCAACGAGTTCCGCGAAGAAGGCTTCGCGCCGGCGCCGCTGCTGGAGCACCTCGTGACCGCCGGGCGGCTGGGCCGGAAGACCGGGAAGGGGTTCAAGGACTACTCGGCCCGGTAG
- the dhaM gene encoding dihydroxyacetone kinase phosphoryl donor subunit DhaM produces MSVGIVLVSHSAELAEGLAELAAQMAPDVTIAAAGGLAGGGIGTDYDEVVAATQRADAGAGVVLLYDLGSAQMTAELAVESLADPSAAVVVDAPLVEGAIAAAVAAQGGADRAAVAAAAASAGAPPDLTFDEGVQDGESSVELTLRNEVGLHARPAAVLARSIAGLDAEVTVRLGDETADADSVLALMALGARQGDRIEVRAKGAQAEEALSKVKDLVEQNFGE; encoded by the coding sequence GTGAGCGTCGGAATCGTGCTCGTCTCCCACAGCGCCGAACTCGCCGAAGGGCTCGCGGAACTCGCCGCGCAGATGGCACCGGACGTCACCATCGCGGCGGCGGGCGGCCTGGCCGGAGGCGGGATCGGAACGGATTACGACGAGGTCGTCGCCGCGACGCAGCGTGCTGACGCGGGGGCGGGTGTCGTCCTGCTGTACGACCTCGGTAGCGCGCAGATGACCGCGGAACTGGCCGTCGAATCGCTCGCCGACCCGTCGGCGGCGGTCGTCGTGGACGCGCCACTGGTCGAAGGCGCGATCGCCGCCGCCGTCGCGGCACAGGGCGGGGCGGATCGCGCCGCCGTCGCCGCGGCCGCCGCTTCGGCGGGCGCCCCGCCGGACCTGACGTTCGACGAAGGTGTGCAGGACGGCGAGAGCAGTGTCGAACTCACGCTGCGGAACGAGGTCGGGCTGCACGCGCGGCCGGCCGCCGTCCTGGCCCGGAGTATCGCGGGGCTCGACGCGGAGGTCACCGTGCGGCTCGGCGACGAGACCGCGGACGCCGACAGCGTGCTCGCGCTGATGGCGCTCGGCGCGCGTCAGGGCGACCGGATCGAGGTCCGGGCGAAGGGCGCGCAGGCCGAGGAGGCGCTCAGCAAGGTCAAGGACCTCGTCGAGCAGAACTTCGGCGAGTGA
- the dhaL gene encoding dihydroxyacetone kinase subunit DhaL produces the protein MACTAETLAAALRAAAAVVAEHRAELVDLDRAIGDADHGENLDRGFTAIVSALDTATPETPAAVAKLAATTLISKVGGAAGPLYGTAFLRASGKLGDAAEVDGPLLVEALRAALEGVQARGRAVEGDATMVDALLPAVSAAEEVSGAGVAAILAAAADAADKGAESTVDLVPRKGRASYLGERAKGHLDPGARSTALLLRAFAEAAK, from the coding sequence ATGGCCTGCACCGCCGAGACGCTCGCCGCCGCCTTGCGGGCGGCGGCCGCGGTGGTCGCCGAACATCGCGCCGAACTGGTCGACCTCGACCGCGCGATCGGCGACGCCGACCACGGGGAGAACCTGGACCGCGGGTTCACCGCCATCGTGTCCGCTTTGGACACCGCCACGCCCGAAACACCGGCTGCCGTCGCGAAACTGGCCGCCACGACGTTGATCTCGAAGGTCGGCGGTGCGGCGGGCCCGTTGTACGGCACGGCTTTCCTGCGCGCGTCGGGCAAACTGGGCGACGCGGCCGAAGTGGACGGTCCGCTGCTGGTCGAGGCCCTGCGCGCGGCCCTCGAAGGAGTGCAGGCGCGAGGCAGGGCCGTCGAGGGAGACGCGACCATGGTCGACGCCCTGCTCCCCGCCGTCTCCGCCGCCGAGGAGGTGTCCGGCGCCGGCGTCGCGGCGATCCTGGCCGCGGCCGCCGACGCCGCGGACAAGGGTGCCGAGTCCACTGTGGACCTGGTACCGCGCAAGGGCCGGGCGTCCTATCTCGGCGAACGGGCCAAGGGACATCTGGATCCCGGTGCCCGTTCGACGGCGTTGCTGCTGCGCGCGTTCGCGGAGGCCGCGAAGTGA
- the dhaK gene encoding dihydroxyacetone kinase subunit DhaK, with protein sequence MKKIINDPKMVVAESLRGLAAAHADVLRVRDDPAIVVRADAPLDGKVAVISGGGSGHEPLHGGFVGQGMLSAAVPGAVFTSPTPDAVEAAVKATTGDAGALLIVKNYTGDVLNFETAAELAAAEGLDVRSVVIDDDVAVKDSTYTAGRRGVGGTVPLEKITGAAAERGDPLDAVEALARKVIGQVRSIGVALTAPTVPHAGEPSFDLADDEIEFGIGIHGEPGIERTPALSADELVARMVDAVVTDLPFGDGDKVLLFTNSMGGTPLVELYLAHGIAERLLAERGIVVERRLVGPYITSLEMQGMSLTLLKLDDELTELWDAPVHTPALRWGV encoded by the coding sequence TTGAAGAAGATCATCAACGACCCGAAGATGGTGGTCGCGGAATCCTTGCGCGGACTCGCCGCGGCGCATGCGGACGTCCTGCGCGTGCGGGACGATCCGGCGATCGTGGTGCGCGCGGACGCGCCACTGGACGGCAAGGTCGCGGTGATCTCCGGCGGCGGCTCCGGGCACGAACCGCTGCACGGTGGCTTCGTCGGGCAGGGCATGCTCTCCGCCGCCGTACCCGGCGCGGTGTTCACGTCGCCGACGCCGGACGCCGTGGAAGCCGCGGTCAAGGCCACCACCGGGGACGCGGGCGCGCTGCTGATCGTGAAGAACTACACCGGCGACGTGCTCAACTTCGAGACCGCCGCGGAACTCGCCGCCGCCGAGGGGCTGGACGTGCGGAGCGTGGTGATCGACGACGACGTCGCGGTCAAGGACTCCACCTACACCGCCGGCCGTCGCGGTGTCGGCGGCACGGTGCCGCTGGAGAAGATCACCGGCGCCGCCGCCGAACGAGGTGACCCGCTCGACGCGGTGGAGGCCTTGGCGCGCAAGGTGATCGGCCAGGTCCGGTCGATCGGCGTCGCGCTCACCGCCCCGACGGTGCCGCACGCGGGCGAGCCGAGTTTCGACCTCGCCGACGACGAGATCGAGTTCGGCATCGGCATCCACGGCGAGCCGGGCATCGAAAGGACACCGGCCCTCTCCGCCGACGAACTCGTCGCGCGCATGGTCGACGCGGTGGTCACCGACCTGCCCTTCGGCGACGGCGACAAGGTCCTGCTGTTCACGAACTCGATGGGCGGGACCCCGCTGGTCGAGTTGTACCTCGCCCACGGGATCGCCGAGCGGCTGCTGGCCGAGCGTGGGATCGTGGTCGAGCGGCGCCTGGTGGGGCCGTACATCACCAGCCTGGAGATGCAGGGGATGAGCCTGACGTTGCTGAAACTGGACGACGAGCTGACCGAGTTGTGGGACGCGCCGGTGCACACCCCGGCACTGAGGTGGGGAGTCTGA
- a CDS encoding DUF3558 domain-containing protein, whose product MSLNARRRRIASVLALVAALGALTACGQNLGKSNFARTTVAAEAGAGPVPDGDINDPAVTPAVMRTIDPCPLVGKDVLSGLGTPEDPQPSVIAFGGCRTKVVDAGGKKLTVSVDIGASTYVSTSGVTVSVVEGLPQVERKSKDGKSCDVGIMTLRKPERGVGFSVVYDGGDPCGAARAVAAKAAKALHASPAKFPADAGTLTAVDPCAAADAAVLGEVVPHGATMLTSFHSCDWTPGSNPRISIGFRPGRPPEVRDDSKQIEIDGVTAYQKVGNSSSAECKVEWQHKPWTGEYVEVASVIYKHYDEKKDEAASCGKAVKIAKSVISKLPKP is encoded by the coding sequence GTGTCGCTCAACGCTCGACGTCGCCGGATCGCGTCCGTGCTGGCCCTGGTCGCCGCACTCGGCGCGCTGACGGCCTGCGGTCAGAACCTCGGCAAGTCCAACTTCGCCCGCACCACCGTCGCCGCCGAAGCCGGTGCCGGTCCGGTGCCCGACGGGGACATCAACGACCCGGCGGTCACCCCCGCGGTGATGCGCACGATCGATCCGTGCCCGCTGGTGGGCAAGGACGTGCTGAGCGGCCTCGGCACCCCCGAGGATCCGCAGCCGTCGGTCATCGCGTTCGGCGGCTGCCGGACGAAGGTCGTCGACGCCGGAGGCAAGAAGCTCACGGTCTCCGTCGACATCGGCGCGTCGACGTACGTCTCGACCAGTGGGGTGACCGTTTCGGTGGTCGAGGGCCTGCCCCAGGTCGAGCGGAAGAGCAAGGACGGCAAGAGCTGCGATGTCGGCATCATGACGTTGCGCAAGCCTGAGCGCGGAGTGGGTTTCTCGGTCGTCTACGACGGCGGCGACCCGTGCGGGGCTGCCCGCGCGGTGGCCGCGAAGGCCGCGAAGGCCTTGCACGCGTCGCCGGCCAAGTTCCCCGCCGACGCGGGCACGCTGACCGCTGTCGACCCGTGCGCCGCGGCTGACGCGGCCGTCCTCGGTGAGGTGGTACCGCATGGTGCCACCATGCTGACGAGCTTCCACTCCTGTGACTGGACCCCGGGCTCCAACCCGCGGATCTCGATCGGCTTCCGCCCCGGCCGGCCGCCGGAGGTACGCGACGACAGCAAGCAGATCGAGATCGACGGGGTCACCGCCTACCAGAAAGTCGGCAACAGCAGTTCCGCCGAGTGCAAGGTCGAGTGGCAGCACAAGCCGTGGACCGGCGAGTACGTCGAGGTCGCCAGTGTGATTTACAAGCACTACGACGAGAAGAAGGACGAAGCCGCGTCCTGCGGGAAAGCGGTGAAGATCGCCAAATCGGTGATCTCCAAGCTGCCGAAGCCCTGA
- a CDS encoding sodium:solute symporter family protein: MPVLADANLRLDASPIDYVLLAFYFALVLGIGYMARKSVSSSLDFFLSGRSLPAWVTGLAFISANLGAVEIMGMSANGVLYGLPTVHYFWIGAIPAMLFLGIVMMPFYYGSKVRSVPEFMLRRFGKPAHLVNGISFASAQILIAGANLFLLASVVNLLLGWPLWVSIIVAAAVVLSYTALGGLSAAIYNEVLQFFVIVAALLPLTIVGLVKVGGWQGLVDKVTASPGGEAQLHSWPGDNLTGFGNSFLSILGLVFGLGFVLSFGYWTTNFVEVQRAMASKSMSAARRTPIIGAFPKMFIPFIVIIPGMIAAVTVSEYVQDKQVLLDGGEAPSGVTANNAILLLMRDLLPNGMLGVALAGLLASFMAGMAANLSSFNTVFTYDIWQSYVKKNESDGYYLRLGRLVTAVGTVLAIGTAFIASNSGNILTYLQDLFSFFNAPLFATFILGMFWKRMTPTAGWVGLVSGTASAITVWLLSQAGVLGLTGQGISFVAAGTAFVVDIAVSVGVSLATAPKPEAQLVGLVYSLTPKESLKHDETGDDAGWYRKPGLLAGIVLILTIALNIIF, from the coding sequence TTGCCCGTGCTGGCCGATGCGAACCTGCGGCTCGACGCAAGTCCGATCGACTACGTCCTGCTCGCCTTCTATTTCGCCCTTGTGCTCGGCATCGGGTACATGGCGCGAAAGTCGGTCTCGAGCAGCCTCGACTTCTTCCTCTCCGGCCGCTCACTGCCCGCCTGGGTCACCGGTCTCGCCTTCATTTCGGCGAACCTCGGCGCGGTCGAGATCATGGGCATGTCGGCCAACGGCGTGCTCTACGGCCTGCCGACGGTCCACTACTTCTGGATCGGCGCGATCCCGGCGATGCTGTTCCTCGGCATCGTGATGATGCCGTTCTACTACGGCTCGAAGGTCCGCAGTGTCCCGGAGTTCATGCTCCGCCGGTTCGGCAAACCCGCCCACCTGGTCAACGGCATCAGCTTCGCGAGCGCGCAGATCCTCATCGCCGGCGCGAACCTGTTCCTGCTCGCCAGCGTGGTGAACCTCCTGCTGGGCTGGCCGCTGTGGGTGTCGATCATCGTCGCGGCCGCGGTCGTGCTCTCCTACACCGCGCTCGGTGGTCTCTCCGCCGCGATCTACAACGAGGTCCTCCAGTTCTTCGTGATCGTCGCGGCGCTGCTGCCGCTGACCATCGTCGGCCTGGTGAAGGTCGGCGGCTGGCAGGGCCTGGTCGACAAGGTCACCGCGAGCCCCGGCGGCGAAGCGCAGCTGCATTCGTGGCCGGGTGACAACCTCACCGGCTTCGGGAACAGCTTCCTGTCGATCCTCGGTCTCGTCTTCGGCCTCGGTTTCGTGCTGTCCTTCGGCTACTGGACGACGAACTTCGTCGAGGTCCAGCGCGCGATGGCGTCGAAGAGCATGTCGGCCGCGCGGCGGACGCCGATCATCGGCGCGTTCCCGAAGATGTTCATCCCGTTCATCGTGATCATCCCCGGCATGATCGCCGCGGTCACCGTGTCCGAGTACGTCCAGGACAAGCAGGTCCTGCTGGACGGCGGCGAGGCGCCCAGCGGCGTCACCGCGAACAACGCGATCCTGCTGCTGATGCGCGACCTGCTGCCCAACGGCATGCTCGGCGTCGCGCTCGCCGGTCTGCTCGCGTCGTTCATGGCCGGGATGGCGGCGAACCTGAGCTCCTTCAACACCGTGTTCACCTACGACATCTGGCAGTCGTACGTGAAGAAGAACGAGTCGGACGGTTACTACCTCCGGCTCGGCCGCCTGGTCACCGCGGTGGGCACCGTGCTCGCGATCGGCACCGCGTTCATCGCGTCGAACTCCGGGAACATCCTGACCTATCTCCAGGACCTGTTCTCCTTCTTCAACGCGCCGCTGTTCGCCACCTTCATCCTGGGCATGTTCTGGAAGCGGATGACGCCGACGGCGGGCTGGGTCGGTCTCGTGTCCGGTACCGCTTCCGCGATCACCGTCTGGCTGCTCTCCCAGGCCGGGGTTCTCGGGCTCACCGGGCAGGGCATCAGCTTCGTGGCCGCCGGTACGGCGTTCGTCGTCGACATCGCGGTCAGCGTCGGGGTCTCCCTCGCCACCGCGCCCAAGCCGGAGGCCCAGCTGGTCGGCCTCGTGTACTCCCTCACCCCGAAGGAGTCGCTGAAGCACGACGAAACCGGTGACGACGCGGGCTGGTACCGCAAGCCGGGCCTGCTCGCGGGCATCGTGCTGATCCTGACCATCGCGCTCAACATCATCTTCTAG